A region from the Bacillota bacterium genome encodes:
- a CDS encoding ABC transporter ATP-binding protein, producing the protein MEKLSKIYTTGIFKKRQFKAVDDVNFTIAPGETLGLVGESGCGKSTLARTILRLIPPSRGRVYFKGRDIAAAGPRELNKIRGKMQIIFQHPETALNPHLRIYDSLTEPLRIQNLVRDRAEEKKRVSNLLEQVGLYEEHLTRYPHELSGGQIQRVVLARILSLHPEFIVADEPTSMLDVSVQAQVLNIFKEIQQKYDISYLFISHDLEVIRWMSDRMAVMYKGRIVEIGPTEEVFQNPQHPYTSLLVDAFTSFNNSQDKTPEVAVVSKELLPGGCRYAPFCSGASALCNQVPELKEVSIGHYAACWHL; encoded by the coding sequence GTGGAGAAGCTCAGCAAGATCTATACAACAGGGATCTTCAAAAAGCGGCAGTTTAAAGCAGTTGATGATGTAAACTTTACCATCGCTCCAGGGGAAACTCTTGGGTTGGTTGGGGAAAGCGGCTGCGGTAAATCTACTTTGGCAAGGACTATCTTGAGGTTGATCCCTCCATCCAGGGGGAGGGTCTACTTTAAGGGCCGGGATATTGCCGCTGCCGGACCCCGGGAGCTCAATAAAATCAGGGGAAAAATGCAGATCATCTTCCAGCATCCAGAAACTGCCCTCAATCCTCATCTGAGGATTTATGACAGTCTGACCGAGCCGCTGCGCATCCAGAACTTGGTCAGGGACCGGGCTGAGGAGAAAAAGCGGGTCTCCAACCTGCTAGAGCAGGTTGGCCTTTATGAAGAACACCTAACCCGTTATCCCCATGAACTGAGTGGGGGACAGATCCAAAGGGTTGTGCTGGCACGTATCCTTTCCCTGCACCCGGAATTTATTGTGGCAGATGAGCCTACATCTATGTTGGATGTCTCTGTTCAGGCGCAGGTGCTCAATATTTTTAAAGAGATCCAGCAAAAATATGATATTTCTTACCTGTTTATTTCGCATGACCTGGAGGTTATCCGCTGGATGAGCGACCGGATGGCGGTGATGTATAAAGGGAGAATAGTGGAGATAGGACCCACAGAAGAAGTTTTTCAAAACCCACAGCACCCTTATACATCCCTCCTGGTGGACGCCTTTACCTCTTTTAATAACAGTCAGGATAAAACCCCTGAGGTGGCAGTAGTGAGCAAGGAACTGCTGCCAGGGGGTTGCAGGTATGCTCCCTTTTGTTCCGGTGCCAGCGCACTATGCAACCAAGTTCCGGAGTTAAAAGAGGTTTCTATAGGACACTATGCGGCTTGCTGGCACCTCTAA
- a CDS encoding ABC transporter permease gives MTSAVVAAERNFTLYQLSKNKLALTGLAIILLLVIVALFAPVLAPHHPYEQDLDKVLLGPSLEYPFGTDDFGRCIFSRIIFGTRISLAIGIIVTTISAVAGIILGMLAGFYGGVIDEVIMRIVDIFLAFPGLILALVIAGLLGPGMFNVLFALALVGWMGYARVVRGAVLSVKEKEFVETAMSLGASDLYIMCRHLLPNVIAPVIVMATLGIGQTILAAAGLSFLGLGVQPPVPVWGSMLNDGKAYLQTAPHLTIFPGLAIMITVLSFNFLGDGLRDVLDPRQKERRIE, from the coding sequence TTGACCTCAGCAGTGGTTGCAGCCGAGCGGAATTTTACCCTTTACCAGCTTAGTAAAAATAAATTGGCCCTTACAGGGTTGGCGATCATCTTGCTGCTGGTGATTGTCGCACTTTTTGCACCTGTTTTGGCGCCTCATCATCCCTATGAACAAGATTTGGACAAGGTACTCTTGGGTCCCTCGCTGGAGTACCCTTTCGGAACCGATGATTTTGGCCGTTGTATCTTCAGCAGAATCATCTTTGGAACAAGAATATCGCTGGCAATCGGTATTATTGTAACCACAATCTCCGCGGTTGCTGGAATCATTCTGGGGATGCTGGCCGGATTTTACGGTGGGGTGATCGATGAGGTAATCATGCGGATAGTTGATATTTTCCTGGCCTTTCCCGGGCTGATCCTCGCTTTGGTAATCGCCGGACTTTTGGGCCCCGGCATGTTTAATGTTCTGTTTGCTCTGGCACTCGTCGGATGGATGGGCTATGCCCGGGTGGTGCGGGGGGCCGTACTATCAGTAAAGGAAAAGGAGTTTGTGGAAACGGCAATGTCTCTGGGAGCAAGTGACCTGTATATTATGTGCCGGCACCTGCTGCCCAATGTGATTGCACCTGTGATTGTGATGGCAACCCTGGGTATCGGCCAGACCATTTTAGCGGCCGCGGGTTTGAGTTTTTTGGGGTTGGGGGTACAGCCACCCGTACCGGTTTGGGGTTCTATGTTAAATGATGGAAAGGCGTACCTGCAAACCGCACCCCACCTAACCATTTTTCCCGGCCTGGCCATTATGATTACGGTGCTGTCTTTTAACTTCCTGGGAGATGGGCTGCGAGATGTTCTCGATCCCAGACAGAAGGAAAGAAGGATTGAATAG
- a CDS encoding ABC transporter ATP-binding protein has protein sequence MALLSIRNLTTIFHAEEGDIKACDQVSLDIPAGKTIGLIGETGCGKSVLGMSILRLLPRNAAIKGEIYYKGQDILAMNGDQLRRLRGDEIALLPQSPSTSLNPVLKIGFQIAEGLHLHRKTKWEQAWEKAVEMLDFLKLPEPAKRAQEYPHQLSGGMKQRALAAVSITGRPSLLIADEPTKGLDAVLRAQVVGVLRQLARETGAAMLLITHDLKVAASLCDEIAVMYAGEILEHGTAEQVLGAPVHPYTKGLLSSLPQHGLHPIPGYSPSLLDLPSGCKFHERCSLARELCAKQHPPLQATNGAHVRCLFIDQSGEAQQDLYNRDLQKAAV, from the coding sequence TTGGCTCTACTCAGTATTCGGAATCTGACAACCATTTTTCATGCAGAGGAGGGAGATATCAAGGCGTGTGATCAGGTCAGCCTGGATATCCCGGCGGGAAAAACAATTGGCCTGATCGGGGAAACAGGGTGCGGCAAATCGGTCTTGGGGATGTCCATTTTGCGCTTACTGCCGCGCAATGCTGCAATAAAAGGGGAAATATACTATAAGGGCCAGGATATTCTGGCTATGAACGGAGATCAGCTGCGGCGTTTGCGGGGAGATGAGATAGCACTACTCCCTCAGAGCCCCTCCACCTCCTTGAACCCGGTTTTGAAGATAGGCTTCCAGATCGCTGAGGGTCTGCATCTCCACAGGAAAACAAAGTGGGAACAGGCATGGGAGAAAGCTGTGGAGATGCTGGATTTTTTGAAACTGCCTGAACCCGCAAAGAGGGCCCAGGAATATCCCCATCAACTGAGCGGCGGTATGAAGCAGCGCGCTTTGGCGGCTGTAAGCATTACCGGAAGACCCTCTTTGTTGATCGCTGATGAGCCCACCAAGGGACTGGATGCTGTTTTGCGGGCTCAGGTTGTAGGGGTGCTCCGGCAGCTCGCCCGGGAAACCGGTGCGGCGATGCTCTTGATCACCCATGATTTGAAGGTGGCGGCCAGCCTCTGTGATGAAATCGCTGTCATGTACGCCGGGGAGATACTGGAACATGGGACTGCAGAACAGGTGCTTGGAGCCCCTGTGCACCCGTATACAAAGGGACTGCTGTCTTCACTCCCCCAACACGGCCTGCACCCCATCCCCGGATACAGCCCCAGTTTGCTGGACTTGCCTTCTGGATGCAAGTTTCATGAGCGCTGTTCGCTGGCCAGGGAATTATGTGCCAAGCAACACCCTCCTTTACAGGCAACCAATGGAGCTCATGTGAGGTGTTTGTTCATTGATCAGAGTGGAGAAGCTCAGCAAGATCTATACAACAGGGATCTTCAAAAAGCGGCAGTTTAA
- a CDS encoding ABC transporter permease codes for MLKCIARRLAMLIIVVFGVTLITFTMMHLAPGDPAELIATARYGLENLTEEDVERIRVAEGLDSPVFIQYLRWLGHTVRGDFGCSLVTGDPVQEEILLKLPATFKLALAALIVSLLIAIPAGIISAVKQYSPVDYLTMTGALLGVSMPNFWLGLLLILLFSVTLGWLPVCGYGGLHHMILPAVTLGTGMAAITTRLTRSSMLDVLRQDYIIAARSKGLGEGNVIYSHALKNAFIPVITMVGLQIGHLLEGTVIVESVFAWPGIGKLLVDSIFARDFSMIQGCVLFFAVLFVIVNLLVDISYVYLDPRIRLEKES; via the coding sequence ATGCTCAAATGCATCGCCAGGCGCCTGGCCATGCTGATCATCGTGGTGTTCGGTGTTACACTGATCACCTTTACAATGATGCACCTGGCACCAGGGGATCCGGCGGAACTGATTGCCACAGCCAGGTACGGCTTGGAAAATCTTACAGAAGAAGATGTTGAACGAATCCGGGTGGCGGAGGGTTTGGATTCCCCTGTTTTCATCCAGTATCTGCGCTGGCTGGGTCACACGGTCAGGGGGGATTTCGGGTGCTCACTGGTCACCGGTGACCCGGTTCAGGAGGAGATCTTGCTCAAGCTTCCCGCCACATTTAAGCTGGCTCTGGCCGCCTTGATCGTTTCCCTCTTGATAGCAATACCTGCGGGAATTATTTCAGCAGTAAAGCAGTATTCCCCGGTAGATTATTTGACCATGACCGGTGCCTTGCTGGGGGTCAGCATGCCCAACTTCTGGCTGGGGCTGCTGCTTATTCTCTTATTTTCCGTGACCCTGGGGTGGCTTCCGGTCTGCGGCTACGGTGGTTTGCACCACATGATCTTGCCTGCGGTGACCCTGGGCACAGGGATGGCCGCCATTACCACCAGGCTGACGCGTTCCAGTATGCTGGATGTATTAAGGCAGGATTATATTATCGCTGCCAGGTCCAAGGGTTTGGGTGAAGGAAATGTCATCTACAGCCATGCGCTGAAAAATGCTTTCATCCCTGTGATCACCATGGTCGGCCTTCAAATAGGGCATTTGCTTGAAGGAACAGTGATCGTGGAATCGGTCTTCGCCTGGCCGGGCATAGGAAAACTGCTGGTGGATTCGATCTTTGCCAGGGATTTTTCTATGATTCAGGGGTGTGTTCTTTTTTTCGCAGTTCTCTTTGTCATAGTCAATTTGCTGGTGGACATTTCTTATGTATACCTGGATCCGAGGATCAGGTTGGAGAAGGAGAGTTAG